DNA from Ziziphus jujuba cultivar Dongzao chromosome 2, ASM3175591v1:
AACATAGTACGTGATCAATTCTAAGTGGAAGAAACAAAAGCAGAGATGGAAATATGTTGGTAAACAATTTATAAATAGCAAAGCTTTGTCCAAtcatcaaaagtttttttttttttttttttcctccgtaaaatgttaaaatttagaattagaatatgaaaatttttacacAAGCATATACATAAAAGCTTTCCTTGGTTAACTTTATGTACTAGCCTATCTTCTCTTGAAAAAGAGAACGATTACATGACATCAAACTCATCTGCTCAAGAAGGGTAATGATTCAGTCAAGACTCTATTTattgaatgaaaataaatattgtatgTGCTAAAGAGGAACTAGTGAGGTTTCAGTTTCCAAATGTATCGTTTTGGAAGGACAGTTTTGCCGCTAGACCCTATAGAATGAATCTCCCTCCTGGTGGAGAGGATTTTAAAGTATCAACGTCTAAGACTGAGAGCAATCAAAATTACATGTAACGGTTACAAAGGGCTTGATATTAACATGGTCATCTAACAAAGGCTTATGCTGTGGTAGAAATAATGGCCCATATCAATGATCATATCGGTGTTACGTAGGTTACATAATCTATAGGTTTATGACACTTAATTTTGGAGTTACAAGATGTTTATGGTGGCATCTATATGTTTATAACAATAAATAgtataagaatgaaaaaaacttttttaaaggtaaaaaaaaaaaaaaaaaaaaaaagttagggaTAGAGAAAGGAAGAATCAGCAGAAGAGAAAGTTATGTACAACCAAGTTGGAGTTGGTGCAAGTTTAGAGGTTGGGAGGAGAAAAGGATACAATAGCCTGCCTGTAGTGAGGCTAGGAGTGGTGGTTTTGGGGGTGATAGGGGCTTGTTTGGTGCTATCTAATCATTCAGTCCCCGGTTCTAATTATGTGTTTGAGGAAGACCAACTCCTTGCCACAAACACTAGTACTAATGGCCATGAGGAGGTGAGTTTGATCTAATTAATGTTCTaagttttgattttaatttctgttttaaTGCAATACAACGTTTTCagaattaacctttttttttgtgtttttgctaTATGTTTGGTTTTTGCAGTTGCATTTTATGCTTTAGGATATGATTAAGTAGGAAACATATCTGTATTTGTATGCTGTATCAGAAGTAAAGAAAAATGACTAGCATCCAAAAACAGATATATTTTCCTGTTTCCATAATTAGAGAGATTCTTATTTTTAGAActatttcaattatatattatgtttatgttttcaGGGCATGATCCGGAAGAGTGAATTAGACATAGTCCTAGAAAATGCATCAATGGAGGACAAAACCGTGATCATAACAAACCTAAACGATGCATGGGCAGAGCCAAATTCAATATTCGACCTGTTTCTTGAGAGTTTTCGTATAGGAAACAAAACACAGAGATTGGTGAAGCATTTAGTAGTAATATGCTTTGATGAAAAGGCATATAATCGGTGCTTAGATTTACATCCTCATTGTTATCACCTTCAAATCCATGGATTCAACTTTACCAGTGAGGCTTTTTTTATGACCCCACGATACTTAGAAATTGTTTGGAGGAAGATTGAGCTTTTGGCTACAGTCCTTGACAAGGGTTACAACTTTGTATTTTCAGTATGTATACACTCTTCTtta
Protein-coding regions in this window:
- the LOC107419499 gene encoding uncharacterized protein At4g15970 — encoded protein: MYNQVGVGASLEVGRRKGYNSLPVVRLGVVVLGVIGACLVLSNHSVPGSNYVFEEDQLLATNTSTNGHEEGMIRKSELDIVLENASMEDKTVIITNLNDAWAEPNSIFDLFLESFRIGNKTQRLVKHLVVICFDEKAYNRCLDLHPHCYHLQIHGFNFTSEAFFMTPRYLEIVWRKIELLATVLDKGYNFVFSDTDIMWLRDPFPRFDPDADLQTSCDMIYRNSSFIDYLPNTGFNYVKSNNQTIQFYKILLEDWKKFMSLDPSKQPNASWSDPQHCRKKNSHKGYKR